In the genome of Nitrososphaerota archaeon, one region contains:
- a CDS encoding class I tRNA ligase family protein: protein IDWLNDWPCARRSGMGTKVPWDKDWIVETLSDSTIYMAYYTISKFVNAEKLGPDNLFPQVLDYIFLGKGNPANVSKAAKLTEKRLRELHSEFSYWYPVDLRNSAKELIPNHLTFFAFHHAALFPEKQWPRGFGINGMIQIEGKKMSKTKGNFVTWRAALERFGADGFRLALALTADGMDDADWRERSAEDAKGKVEAVIPFVKKTLKSGVKREKDMMDRWLISTTHRRISTATESMEEMKIRRASATAFLDVWNDIRYYLHRTRHPRKETLVDVFTAWVRMMAPFAPFMAEDLNHELGGKGLVSQADWPSLRDFPLDEEAELAETIVTKVIDDARSVLKVVKGKHSKLNVYVCSDSAKSYFLELTSAKEKKANIGQIVKKFASLKIQPDRIFKLTFELGEDMVRKYKSHRGFDEYEALSGAAEFMSKELGVAVKVQKAGAKDVHDPASKAKFALPMKPAFFLE from the coding sequence ATCGACTGGCTCAACGACTGGCCCTGCGCCCGGCGCTCTGGCATGGGGACCAAGGTACCCTGGGACAAGGATTGGATCGTGGAGACCCTGAGCGACTCGACCATCTACATGGCCTACTACACCATCAGCAAGTTCGTTAACGCCGAGAAGCTGGGCCCGGACAACCTATTCCCACAGGTCCTAGACTACATCTTCCTGGGGAAGGGCAACCCCGCCAACGTATCCAAGGCAGCGAAGCTGACGGAGAAGCGCCTGAGGGAGCTGCACAGCGAGTTCTCCTACTGGTACCCGGTCGACCTGCGCAACTCGGCGAAGGAGCTCATCCCCAACCACCTGACGTTTTTCGCCTTCCACCACGCGGCCCTCTTCCCCGAGAAGCAGTGGCCCAGAGGCTTCGGAATCAACGGCATGATCCAGATCGAGGGCAAGAAGATGAGCAAGACCAAGGGGAACTTCGTGACCTGGCGGGCGGCCCTGGAGAGGTTCGGGGCAGACGGCTTCAGGCTTGCCCTCGCCCTGACCGCCGACGGCATGGACGACGCCGACTGGCGGGAAAGGAGCGCCGAGGACGCGAAGGGGAAGGTCGAAGCTGTCATACCGTTCGTGAAGAAGACCCTGAAGTCCGGAGTCAAGCGCGAGAAGGACATGATGGACAGGTGGCTCATCTCCACGACGCACCGGAGGATTTCAACAGCCACGGAATCCATGGAAGAGATGAAGATCAGGCGGGCCTCTGCGACCGCCTTCCTCGACGTCTGGAACGACATCAGGTACTACCTGCACAGGACCAGGCATCCCAGGAAGGAGACCCTCGTCGACGTCTTCACCGCCTGGGTCAGGATGATGGCCCCCTTCGCCCCCTTCATGGCCGAGGACCTCAACCATGAATTGGGAGGAAAGGGGCTGGTAAGTCAGGCAGACTGGCCGTCGCTGAGAGACTTCCCCCTGGACGAGGAGGCGGAGCTGGCGGAGACGATCGTGACCAAGGTCATCGATGACGCTCGGAGCGTGCTGAAGGTGGTCAAGGGCAAGCACTCGAAGCTTAACGTCTACGTCTGCTCCGATTCTGCGAAGAGCTACTTCCTCGAGCTGACCTCGGCCAAGGAGAAGAAGGCGAACATAGGGCAGATCGTCAAGAAGTTCGCTTCGCTAAAGATCCAACCGGACAGGATCTTCAAACTGACATTCGAGCTGGGAGAGGATATGGTGCGGAAGTACAAATCACACCGCGGTTTCGACGAATACGAAGCACTCTCCGGAGCCGCCGAATTCATGTCAAAGGAACTTGGAGTAGCCGTCAAGGTCCAGAAGGCAGGCGCCAAAGATGTCCACGACCCTGCAAGCAAGGCGAAGTTCGCCCTGCCGATGAAGCCCGCATTCTTCCTGGAATAG
- a CDS encoding rubrerythrin family protein yields MPSSDPQLSDVAKIRMSHEYTDSALYERLSRTVPADSPFAGILKQLSATEHKHYEFWKKYAPEEEAKVDRLKLYWILFLRRVLGLTFASRFLDRHESTVVKEYRSLAGMIPEADKSSFEEMVADEQSHENEFAHKIETSAIRYISFVVLGLADALVEITGIHAGSLGIYQLTRIAGYAGIVAGAAASLAMASAAFAQAKQGFQGSARLSATYTGVSYFITAIILAAPYFIFEAQIYALTTSLVLAVIIITLITYYSTVISTKPFLRDYVELLAIMFGVTIALYFFGYVIRVATGISI; encoded by the coding sequence ATGCCTTCCTCAGACCCCCAACTCTCTGACGTGGCCAAAATCCGCATGTCTCACGAGTACACGGACTCCGCCCTATACGAGCGGCTCTCGAGGACGGTCCCTGCTGACAGCCCCTTTGCCGGCATCCTGAAGCAACTATCGGCCACCGAACACAAGCACTACGAATTCTGGAAGAAGTACGCCCCCGAGGAGGAGGCCAAAGTCGACCGGCTCAAGCTCTACTGGATCCTCTTCCTGAGGAGGGTCCTAGGCCTCACCTTCGCTTCTAGGTTCCTGGACCGACACGAGTCCACGGTCGTCAAAGAGTACAGGTCCCTGGCAGGGATGATCCCCGAGGCGGACAAGTCCTCCTTCGAGGAAATGGTCGCCGACGAGCAGTCGCACGAGAACGAGTTCGCCCACAAGATCGAAACCTCTGCCATCCGGTACATTTCCTTCGTCGTCCTCGGACTTGCGGACGCCCTCGTGGAGATCACGGGAATCCACGCCGGGTCACTTGGAATCTATCAGCTCACTCGGATAGCCGGATATGCCGGCATCGTGGCGGGAGCCGCCGCCTCCCTCGCCATGGCCTCTGCGGCGTTCGCCCAGGCCAAGCAGGGCTTCCAGGGATCCGCGAGACTCTCGGCCACATACACAGGGGTCTCCTACTTCATCACCGCCATAATCCTGGCCGCACCTTACTTCATCTTCGAGGCCCAGATCTACGCCCTCACCACCTCCCTGGTCCTCGCCGTCATCATCATCACTCTGATCACCTACTACAGCACGGTCATCTCGACCAAGCCGTTCCTGCGCGACTACGTCGAACTGCTCGCGATAATGTTCGGCGTGACCATCGCCCTCTACTTCTTCGGATACGTAATCAGGGTCGCGACCGGGATCAGCATCTGA